In Anomaloglossus baeobatrachus isolate aAnoBae1 chromosome 3, aAnoBae1.hap1, whole genome shotgun sequence, one genomic interval encodes:
- the LOC142295897 gene encoding uncharacterized protein LOC142295897 has protein sequence MASSNLKQNPRHKRGGFFPSGKHFKKKSNISSTEGTPTSERPYSCSQCKKCFCHKSSLVKHQRSHTGEKPYSCPDCGKCFSQKPHLVKHERLHTGEKPFSCSECGKYFSHKSNLVEHLRSHTGEKLYNCEECGKSFGHRSRFVIHQRIHTGEKPFSCPDCGKSFRDKSCLVKHFSITHSTETPYSCTECGKVFGNKLYLMKHLRTHNTGEKSYPCPECGKCFSQKTGLIQHQQRAHTVEKPFSCPECGKCFSHKSHIVEHLRIHTNDKPFVCSECGKRFPFKSGFIKHQRTHTGEKPFSCNKCDKSFANKSNLVRHKRTHKEEK, from the coding sequence ATGGCTTCATCTAATCTGAAACAAAATCCTAGACATAAACGAGGGGGATTTTTTCCAAGTGGAAAACATTTTAAAAAGAAGTCTAATATTTCTTCAACTGAGGGGACTCCTACAAGTGAaaggccatattcatgttcacaatgtaAAAAATGTTTTTGCCACAAATCgagtcttgttaaacatcagaggagtcacacaggggagaagccgtattcttGTCCtgattgtggaaaatgttttagtcagaaaccTCATCTTGTGAAACATGAaagacttcacacaggggagaagccgttttcatgttctgaatgtgggaagtaTTTTAGTCACAAATCAAACCTTGTGGAGCATctaagaagtcacacaggggaaaaactGTACAACTGTgaagaatgtgggaaaagttttggtCACAGATCGAggtttgttatacatcagagaattcatacaggtgagaagccattttcatgtcctgaTTGTGGAAAAAGTTTTAGAGACAAATCATGTCTTGTTAAACATTTTAGCATAACTCACAGTACGGAGACACCATATTCATGTACTGAATGTGGAAAGGTTTTTGGTAACAAATTATATCTTATGAAACATCTAAGAACTCACAACACAGGGGAGAAATCATacccatgtccagaatgtgggaaatgttttagccaaAAAACTGGTCTTATTCAACACCAACAGAGAGCTCACACAGTAGAGAAACCCTTTTCATGTCctgaatgtgggaagtgttttagtCATAAATCACATATTGTAGAACATCTAAGAATTCACACGAACGACAAGCCATttgtatgttcagaatgtgggaaacgttttccCTTCAAATCAGGTTttattaaacatcagagaactcacacaggggagaagccattctcatgtaATAAATGTGACAAGAGTTTCGCCAACAAATCCAATCTTGTTAGACATAAGAGAACTCACAAAGAGGAGAAAtaa